GTGGGGATTATCATTATTTCGTTTATTCTCACCGGTATTTATGTCTGGCGTGCTAATGGTGAGTTTGATCGTCTTAATAAAGAAGTGCTGCATGAGGTAAAAGCATCATGAAAATGCCCGTAAAGACACTACTCAGTGCCGCAGCGTTATTTTACGCTGCCGGGACTATGGCCGCAGACGCGATTAGCGGCGACGTGCAGCGCCAGCCGACAAACTGGCAGGCGATTATTATGTTCGTTATTTTTGTCGCCTTTACGTTATGTATTACCTGGTGGGCATCGAAAAGGGTCTCCTCCCGTAGCGATTATTATACCGCAGGCGGAAATATTACCGGCCTGCAGAACGGGCTTGCCATTGCCGGTGACTATATGTCTGCCGCGTCATTCCTCGGTATTTCGGCGCTGGTTTACACCTCCGGTTACGACGGGCTGATTTACTCGCTCGGCTTTCTGGTCGGCTGGCCGATTATTCTGTTCCTGATTGCCGAACGCCTGCGCAACCTCGGGCGTTATACCTTTGCGGATGTGGCCTCCTACCGCCTGAAGCAGGGGCCGATTCGCGTGCTTTCTGCCTGCGGCTCTCTGGTGGTGGTCGCCCTGTACCTGATTGCCCAGATGGTCGGCGCCGGTAAACTTATCGAGCTGCTGTTTGGCCTCAACTACCACGTTGCCGTGGTGCTGGTTGGCGTGCTGATGATGATGTACGTGCTGTTCGGCGGCATGCTGGCAACCACCTGGGTGCAGATTATCAAAGCGGTGCTGCTGCTGTTTGGCGCCAGTTTTATGGCGTTTATGGTTATGAAGCACGTGGGCTTTAACTTCAGCAACCTGTTCAGCGAGGCGATTGCCGTTCACCCGAAAGGCGAGGCCATCATGCGCCCGGGCGGCCTGGTTAAAGATCCGATTTCAGCGCTCTCTCTGGGCCTGGGCCTGATGTTCGGCACCGCCGGTTTGCCACATATTCTGATGCGCTTCTTCACCGTGAGCGACGCCCGGGAAGCCCGCAAGAGCGTCTTCTACGCCACCGGGTTTATGGGCTATTTCTATATTCTGACCTTTATCATCGGTTTTGGCGCCATCATGCTGGTGGGGGCTAACCCGGCCTTTAAAGACGCCACCGGCGCGCTGATTGGCGGTAATAATATGGCGGCGGTGCACCTGGCTGACGCGGTAGGCGGGCATCTGTTCCTCGGCTTTATCTCCGCCGTGGCCTTTGCCACCATTCTGGCGGTGGTTGCCGGGCTGACCCTTGCCGGGGCCTCTGCGGTATCCCACGATCTGTACGCCAACGTGTTCCGCAAAGGGGCCACCGAGCGTGATGAGCTGCGGGTATCGAAAATGACCGTGCTGGTGCTGGGGGTCATTGCTATCCTGCTGGGCGTACTGTTTGAAAAACAGAACATCGCCTTTATGGTGGGCCTGGCGTTCTCCATCGCCGCCAGCTGTAACTTCCCGATTATTCTGCTCTCCATGTACTGGTCAAAACTGACCACCCGTGGCGCGATGATCGGTGGCTGGCTGGGGCTGCTGACCGCCGTTATCCTGATGATCCTCGGCCCGACTATCTGGGTCCAGGTGCTGGGCCACGCGACCCCGGTATTCCCTTACGAATATCCGGCGCTGTTCTCCATTCTGGTGGCGTTTATCGGGATCTGGTTCTTCTCCAGCACCGATACCAGTGCGGAAGGTGCCCGGGAGCGCGAGCAGTTCCGGGCGCAGTTTATCCGTTCCCAGACCGGTCTGGGTATCGAACAGGGCCGCGCCCACTAAGCCACAGTTCCCGGCCTGCGGGCCGGGACTCTCAGAACATCACGCGCGCCACCAGGGGCGCTATCACCACCATCAACGCCCCGGAGAGCATCATCACCAGGCTTGCCACCACCCCTTCCTGTGGCCCCAGCTCATAAGAGCGCGCCGTACCGGCCCCGTGAGACGCCGCGCCAAACCCGGCCCCTTTCGCAAGGCCGGTCTTAATCGACATTTTCAGGAACAATGCGTCGCCCATCCCCATGCCAAAGACCCCGGTTACCACCACAAACAGCGCCACCAGATCCGGCTTGCCGCCCATAGCTTTGGCGGCCTCCAGGGCAAAGGGGGTGGTAATCGAGCGCACCGCCAGGCTGCGCTGCACCTCGTCAGAGAGATGAAATAACCGGGCCAGCCATACGGAGCTGGTCACCGCCACGACCGATGCGGTAATAACCCCGGCAGTGAGCGACATCCAGTGGCGCCTGATGACCGCCAGGTTGTCATACACTGGCACCGCAAAGGCGATAGTCGCAGGCCCCAGCAACCAGAGCAGCCAGTGGGTTTCACCAATATAGTTTTGCCAGGAGATATGCCCGAGCAGCAGCATCACCACCAGCAGGATCGGGGTCATCACCAGCGGCATCAGCGGCAGCTTGCGAAAGCGCCGGTACAGGCGCTTGTTGGCAAAATAGAGCACGAGCGTAATCACCATGCACAGTACGCTGACCAGCAGATCAGTCATTGTCGCGTGCTCCCTGGCGCTCACGGGCCACTTCATAGCGGTATACTTTATCCACCACCCAGGCCGTGGCGCCAAGCACCAGCAGCGTGCTCAGGGCGATAACCAGGCAGATCCGCCAGCCGTCTACCATCACCAGATGGGGGTAATTCACCACCGCCACCACCGCCGGGACAAAAAACAGCAGCATCTCTGCCAGCAGCCAGCGGGAGCCCGCCCGCACCCAGTGCAGCGGCACCACCCGGCAGATAATCAGCGCCAGCAGCAACAGCATACCCACCAGGTTTGCCGGTAGCGGCACATGCCCCCAGGCCACCAGCTGCCGGGAGAGAATAAATAACCCGGCATACAGCACAACCTGAAGGGGGATCTGCAATTGCCGGAATACGGCGGGGATAACGCGACCTGACGCCACGAACATACGGGGATTCCTGAAAAAAAAGCCGGGAAGAAGTATAGTGAGCGCCGCCAGGTTCCAGAAATGAATTAAAATCATTAAAGGTATAGTTAACAGGAATAGTAATGGACATCAGAACACTGCGCTATTTTGTCGAAGTGGTGCGCCAGCAAAGTTTTACCCGCGCAGCGGAAAAGATGTTTGTTACCCAGCCCACCATCAGCAAGATGCTGCGTAACCTTGAAGATGAGCTGAACTGCACACTGCTTATTCGCGACGGGCGCAGATTACTGCTTACCGACACCGGCCGCGTGGTCTACGAGCGCGGGCTGACTATCCTTGCGGAGTTTGTCCAGCTGGAGGCAGAGCTCGGGGATATTAACCACCTCAATAAAGGCCTGTTGCGCCTCGGGATCCCGCCTATGGTCGGCACCATGATGGCCGGGCCCATCAGCATTTACCGTAAGCGCTACCCGGGGGTGGCCCTTAAAATTTCAGAATCCGGCGGCCTGGCAGGCCAGCAGGCGGTGCTCAATGGTGAGCTGGATTTAGCCATGACCGCCCTGCCCGTGGAAGATGACAACCAGCTGCTTGGCAGCAAATTGCTGTTCAGCTACCCGCTGTGCGTGCTGGTGCCCCGCGCAGCCCCCTGGCAGGGGATGACCGCCGTGGAGCCGGAGTACCTGGCTGACCAGCCGCTGCTTATCTATAACGAAGATTTTGCCCTCAGCCGCCAGTTAATGCAGCTCTTCACCGACCGGGGGATCACCCCGCATATTGCGATGCGCAGCGGCCAGTGGGACTTTCTTGCCGCCATGGTGCAGGCGGGTATTGGGGTGGCAATTATGCCGGAGCCTGTCTGTCAGAAGCTCGACCAGGCAAGCCTGATGTGGCTGCCGCTAAACAGCGATTTACAGTGGAAACTGGGCATGATCTGGCGGGAAGGGGTCTATCTTTCACACAGCGCCCGGGCGTGGATCCGCGGCTGTGAAGACTACTGGCCGGTGGCAACCGGCCAGTAACCGGGACTACTGTTTTTCGATAAGCAGCGCTTCCATTAAATCCAGGTCGTGCAGCATTTTTTGCAGCGTTTCATTGCTTATCTGCTGGGTGGCGCGCAGGTGGTAGAGCTCGCCCCGCTCAGAGCGCAGTGCCGTCAGGCGCAGGCGCCGCTCCAGGTTCTCCTCCTGTGCGGTGTGCTCCGCGTCATCCCGGCCGTTAACCCGGCGGCGCAGGTTACCTATCACCCGGGCGCTGACCTCTTTAATCAGCTCGTTGTCGATATTCTCTTTGGCATCCCCCTGCATGCGCTCTTCCATTTTCTGGATAGCCACAATCGCCACCTCGGCGGTGGCGGCCCGGGCCAGGCGCTCCTCTTTCTGGAAGACGGACTGGTCGGTCACCTCCACATGGCGCAGCAGGATCGGCAGCATCACCACCCCCACCAGCAGGGAGAATAAAATCACCCCGGCGGAGAGGAAAATCAGCTCATAGCGGGCCGGGAACGGCTCACCGTTGGGCAAAAACAGCGGGATCGCCAGCACACCGGCAAGGGTGATAGCCCCGCGCACCCCGGCAAAAGAGGCAATCAGCAGCTCGCGGAAGGTGTAAGAACCAAACTCCATCGGGCGCTTTTTCATCAGCCGCTGGCTGATACGCTTCATAATAAACAGCCACAGGAAGCGCACCAGAATCAGGGCGAAATAGATAAGCACCACATCCAGGAACAGCATCCAGGTTTCTACGTTGGGGTCCGCTTCGGCGGTTTTCAGCGAGGTTTCCAGGATCCCCGGCATCTGCAGGCCCAGCATCAGGAACACCATGCCGTTAAACACAAACTCCAGCATCGCCCAGACACTGTTTGCCCGCAGGCGCATCGCCAGCGGCGCGGTGCGCATCACCCCGGAGCGGGTGATGGTCATCCCGGCGGCAACCGCCGCCAGAATGCCGGAGACCCCGATATGTTCCGCAATCAGGTAAGAGGCGAACGGCAACAGGAACAGCAGCACAATCTGGGTGGCGGGCTCGTCACCGCTCCAGCGGCTCATCAGACGCAGGGAGCGGCCATACAGCAGGCTGACCACAATCCCGGCCAGCAGCCCCCCGACGGCCACCTTGGCAAACTCCAGCGCCGCCCCGCCCACGGTAAACACCATGGTGCCCATGGCAACGGCGACAGCAAATTTCAGCGATACCAGGCCAGAGGCGTCGTTCATCAGGGCTTCGCCCTGCAAGATCCCCATGATTTTCTTCGGGATCCGCCCCTCACCCACAATACCGGACAGGGCCACCGCATCGGTCGGTGACAGCACCGCTGCCAGCGCCAGCGCCGGCACCAGCGGAATACCCGGCACGGTCCAGTAAATCAGGAACCCAATCCCCACCACGGTGAGCAGCACCAGAACCAGCGCCAGGCCAATTATCTCCCGGCCATGGTGGATAAACTCCCGGGTTGGGGTTTTCCAGCCATCGGCAAACAGCAGCGGCGGGATAAACAACACCAGGAAGAGTTCAGGGTTAAAATCAACATGCAGACCGAACGTCGGCCACGCCAGCAACGCGCCCATGGCGATTTGCATTAACGGCAGTGGGATCTGAAACGGGAACATGCGTGCAGCAACCCCGGACAGTGACACCATCAGGGTCAGAATGAGGATAGTAAAAAATATTTCCATGCTTTCCGTAGTCTCGCTTATATCAGTTGGTGCAGACAGCAGGCCATCTCACTACTAATAGAACTTTTTTTAACGCCAATGGAAAGCAGATAGCACCGAAAAGCACAGGAAACGACAATGGGCCCGCAGGCCCATTGTGCAACAAAGCATTAAATTATAATGAAAACAGGCTATTAGCGAAGCGTGATTAAATCGCCCAGCCACCGGCATAAAATGCCACCAGCGCGACCGCAATCACCACCGTGCCCAGGTTCAGTTTGCGCCACTCGCCGGACACAATCCGCCCGATAACCAGGGTGGCAAACCCTATCATGATCCCGGTTACGATGTTGCAGGTCAGCACAATAAACACCGCCGTTACCAGGCCCGCCATGGCATCAACAAAATCGTTAAAATCGATCTTCGCCACGTTGCTCAGCATCAGCAGGCCCACATACATCAGGGCGGGCGCTGTCGCGTAGGACGGCACCAGATACGAGAGCGGTGAGAGGAACAGAATCAGCAGGAACAGTACCCCAACAGTCACCGCCGTTAACCCGGTTTTACCGCCCGCCGCTGTACCGGCAGCTGATTCGATATAGACCGCGGCCGGGGCCGCCCCGACCAGGCCCGAGAACACGCTACTCAGGGAGTCGGTGGTCAGCGCTTTGCCGCCATCAATAATCTGCCCGTCTTTGTCCAGCAGATTGGCCTGGCCTGCCACGGCGCGGATGGTCCCGGTGGCGTCAAATACCGCTGTCATCACCAGCGCCAGTACGCTTGGCAGGATAACCGGGTTCAGCGCCCCCATAATATCCAGGCTGCCAATCAGCGACTGGCCGTTCGCGTCTTTGAGCGACGGCATGGCGAAAATACCGCTGAAGTGCACCGCCGGGTCAAAAATCAGCCCAATCACCGAAATGCCGATGATCGTCAGCAGAATGCCGCCCGGCACGCGCAGTTTTTCCAGACCAATGATCACCGCCAGCCCCACCAGGGACATGATCACCGGGAAGCTGGCAAAATGGCCCAGCGCCACCGGCAGCCCGTCGAGGGGGTTTTTGATAACCAGGCCCACGCCGTTTGCGGCAATCAGCAGCAAAAACAGGCCGATACCGATACCGGTTCCGTGTGCGACCCCCATCGGCAGATTACGCAGGATCCAGCTGCGAATACCGGTGGCGGAAATAATGGTAAACAAGACCCCCATCAGGAACACGGCCCCCAGCGCCACCGGCACACTGATATGCTGGCCCAGCACCAGGCTAAATGCGGTAAACGCGGTCAGCGAGATGGCGCAGCCAATCGCCAGCGGCAGGTTCGCCCACAGCCCCATAATCAGGGAGCCTACCCCGGCAACCAGACAGGTGGACACAAACACTGCGGCAGGCGGGAAACCCGCTTTACCCAGCATCCCCGGCACCACAATCACCGAGTAAACCATGGCCAGAAAGGTCGTCAGACCGGCAACCACTTCCTGGCGGACCGTGCTGCCACGCGCAGAAATTTTAAACCAGGCGTCAAGCGAGCCGCCCGCGCGCGGAGAAGGAGTAGACATAATAAGACATCCCCTGATGTTTTTATGATGCGGTCTATTACGCGTGGCGGGCGGGGAGGCAAACGCTCAAACACCCTTTGTTTTTACACCCTGAAACCGAGGCAGCCACAGGGACGCAAACGTTTAACTCCGCGCATAAAAAAACCGGTAATTTTGAAGCCAGCGATTATCCTGTCATCTGGTGGGGTATTCAACCAAACTTTATCGTTTGCGGAACGAAACCCATGCGTTTGGCGATTTTTTAACCTGATTATGCGCAAACGTTATCGTCTCTGCGCAATTCCGGGCCAGAAACGGCGAAAAAAGTGCTACCCGGCCCGCCCGGGGATCGAAAACGGCCCGCCGCGCAGAAGTGCGCTTTGCCACCCCGGGCGCAGCTGCGCTTTACGCCACCAGGCCTGAAGATGCGGAAGATGCTCCGGCGCTTCCCGGCTCAGTAATGCCGCCACCGGGAAGCTCATCTGAATGTCGGCGGCGGAAAACTGCCCCCCGGCAAACCAGGGGTGATGGGCCAGATGATGCTCAATAAACCCGGCATGGTTCGCCAGCTGCGGGCCCAGCCAGGCTTTATGCAGCCCCCCGGCCAGCGCTTTGCCGGTCGGGCGCAGCAGCCAGGGCACCGGTGCCCGGCTCAGCAGCACCAGCGCCAGGCTGAGGGTCAGTAGCGGCATCAGTGAGCCTTCTGCGTAGTGCATCCAGAAGCGGTACTGCAGGCGCTCAGCGGGGAGCGACGGGCGCAGACGCTGGTCGTGGTCATAGGTTTCCTGAAGGTACTCAAGAATCGCGCCGGACTCGGCCAGAATATGGCCGTTATCCTCCAGCACCGGGGATTTCCCCAGCGGATGGATTTTGCGCAGCGCAACGGGGGCCTGCATATCGGCTTCCCGCCGGTAGGTGACCAGCTGCCACTCAAGGTTCAGCTCTTCCAGCATCCACAAAATGCGCTGGGAGCGCGACTGGTTCAGGTGGTGTACGGTTATCATCCTCCCTCCCGTTTATGGCGCCGGTGAGATTCGGGTGCACACAAAAAGGGTAGCAAAAAAAAGCGCCATTCCGCGCCCGGGAGGTGGTGATTTTTTAAACAGCGATTATACTTTAATTATCGATGCAGGCCGGAACCTCCCGAGTAGCACCAGATTGACTGAGGGGCATCGACGTCGGGGGAAACCCTCCCGTAGAGCGGGATAGAGCGAAAGACAAAGACCGGAAACAGCTAAAGCGCCTGCGGGCGCTTTAGCTTTTTATGCCGCTACTCTTCCAGCAGCCGCGCCCCGGTGCCCTGCTGCCCCAGCGCATCGTTCGGGTTGCGTAACGGGCAGTCTTTTCGCGACAAACACCCACAGCCGATACAGCCATCCAGCTCGTCGCGTAACTGCTCAAGGGTGTGAATACGCCGCTCCAGCTCGTCACGCCAGCGGGAAGAGAGCTGCTGCCATTGCCGGGCGGTAATATTTCCCCCTTCCGGCAGCACAGCCAGCGCATCCGCAATGGTCGCCAGCGGAATACCGATCCGCTGGGCAATTTTAATAATCGCCACATAGCGCAGGACATTACGCGAGTAGCGGCGCTGGTTACCCCCATTGCGGGTACTGCTGATAAGCCCTTTACTTTCATAAAAGTGCAGCGCAGAGACCGCCACCCCGGTACGCCGGGATACCTCCCCCGGGGTGAGGAGCATTTTGATACGTGCAGGTTTCTTTTCCAAAATGGGCTTTACCTCAAGTTAACTTGAGGAATTATACTCCACGCCATTAACCCGCGCGACAGGAAACGGAGAGGACAAATGGCACATCAGGAAATTATCGCGACCCTGATCCAGTGGATCGATGAGCATATTGACCAGCCGCTGAATATCGATATGGTGGCGAAAAAATCCGGTTATTCAAAATGGTACTTGCAGCGAATGTTCCGCTCGGTCACGCGCCAGGCGCTGGGGGAGTACATTCGCCTGCGCCGCCTGGCCCTGGCGGCAGAAGCCCTGCGTACCACCCAGAAACCCATTTTTGATATCGCTATGGACCACGGTTATATCTCTCAGCAGACCTTTTCCCGGGTCTTCCGCCGTGAATACGCCCGCACCCCTACCGATTATCGCCAGCACGTCTGAGCGGCAGGCCGGCAACTGCCGGCCAGTCGTTTTCTCCATAAATACAGCATAAAATACCAGCAGTCAGGCTGGCTAATAATCCATCAAATGTGATACAGTTCACACCATCAATGCAACACGCATTCGACTTTCATTCAAAACATCAACTTATCCCGATGACGGCCACGCCTGAGTGCGCTGCGTTGCGCGTGCCTGCGCCGTTGTGCGGATAAGCATTTTCCTCTGAGGACATATGTTATGGCTATCGTGACAACCGGTGTGGCGGCGACAGGTCTGGCAATTATGCGCGGGCCGCTCATCAGCGCGACGTTGATGTTTATTGCCAGTACCCTGAATATCCGGCTGCGTAAGTCTGATTACCACGGCCTTGCGGTAGTGGTCAGCGGTCTGGGTATTGTCGCATCATGCTGGTTTGCCGCCGCGCTACTGGGGATAACATTTGATTTTCCGGCCATCTGGGCGGGCACCAAATCCTTTATGGTGCAGATGATGAGCTATGCCCCCGCAGACTACCCGGCCACACTCCCCTGACAGCCCCGCCGCAGCGGGCCCTTACCCGCTGTGGCGCTGCATTAACTGGCGCAGGCGACGCCCGTCGCGCAATAAGCCTATCCCCATCCCCAGCAGGGTATATACCGCCCCCAGCAACAACAGCATCGCCACATCCGGCAGGGCACTGTGCCAGGGCAGCCCCAGCTGGTTCACCCCGGCTATCGCTTTGGTCGCCCAGGTGGTGGGCAGGCAGCCGGAAATAAAACGCACCCACGCAGGCATCGCCTGTACCGGCCAGATAGTGCCGGAAAGGTAGAACACCGGCATGGTGATAAAAGAGAGCGTCAGATAGATAAGCTCCACCCGCCTCAGACACTCGGTGATCAGTTTCCCCAGCCCCAGCACCGCCAGCAGAAACGGAAAGGTCAGTAACAGCACCTCCGGGATAGAAGCGGTCTGGCGGTATCCCAGCAGCCAGGGCCACAGTACAAACAGCACAATCGATAAAAACAGCCAGACCGGCAGCAATGCCGACAGCCCGCCCATATACACCAGCAGCGGGGGCTGGCTCTGGCTGCGCAGCATCAGGCGCACCCGGACACTGGCGATTAACAGCGAGTGTTGCAGCAGCATCACCAGCAGGCCCGGAAAAACAATGGCCGCAAAGCTGATCCCCGGGTTAAAGACATCTTCCGTGCGCCCGGTGATCGGGGCCAGAATCACCTCCGCCTGGCGCAGGCTGAACCCGTGCGCCAGCATCACTTCCGTTTCGTAGTAACGCAGCATCTCCTGATAGGCCGCCTGGACATCCTGCTGAATCTGGCCGTTCGGCAGGCGGTTTGTGGCATCACCATAGACCGGGATCGTCACGGGCTTCCCCGCCAGCAGTTTCTTTTCCAGATCCGTGGGCATGATTATCACCGCAAACAGCTTACGAAACCCCAGATCGTGGATCGCCGCCGGCAGGCTGTCATAGCCCACGGTTTTGATCTTGTCGGTGGCATCCAGGTTGCGGATCAGTAACCGGCTGGCGGGGCTGTGATCCTGGTCAATCACCGCTACCGGCAGATCCCAGACGGTGCGGTGCAGATACACACTGCTCATCAGGCACAAAGAGACCAGTAAAATCATCCATATGGGCCGCTCAAGCAGCCCGGTAAATACTTTGATAAAGGTCGCCCAGTAGATTTTCATAGCAGGGTCTCCGGCACCCGCAGCCGCGCCGGCAGGCGGTTGCGGATCAGCAGTGCGGTGACCAGCGGGTAGATCATCAGCAGCGCGCAGACTTCAAAAACGGGTTTTCCCGGTACCTGGCGCAAAAAGATCCCGAACATGGCATACAGGGCGTGGGTCAGCGGCTCAATATTGGCTACGATCCGCGCAAACAGCGACATCGAAAGCTCCGGCATCACCACCCCGGAAAAGGTCAGCGCCACCCCTACCAGGATCCCTATCAGGGTATAGGCGGTGATCGCATTGCGGGTGAAGGTGTAGAGCAGCAGGCCGATACTCTGGGCGGCTATCACATAGAAAAAGCCGACCGCCAGCATATACAGGGGGTTGCCCGCCACCCGGGCATCAAAGATCCACACCAGCAGCCCCAGCTCGCCCATCAGTAGTGTGGTGTAGGTCAGGGTGTAGGGGGCGAGCTTCCCGAGGAGCGACATACTGAATGAGCGGGAGTAGACCAGCGCCTTGCTGCGGGCCAGGGCGTAGATGGTGCAGGTCACCACAAACAGCTGCAGCAGATGGATAGTGGCGGAAAACTGCTGGTAATAGATATAGCTGCCGCTGGCGTTAAACAGGCTGTCATAAGAGAGCGAAACGGCGGGCAGCGTGGGCAGGGTTTTGCCGGTCAGTGCCGTTGTGTAGCCGCGGTAGCTGCTGTTGAGCTCGGTTATCAGCCCGGAGAAGTCCTGGGTGGAGTAGAGCCCCGCCGCATACAGCAGCGCATTATAGAAAAAGACCACCTGGGGCTGGCGCCCGCCCAGCACATCGGCTTCGAAGTCCCGGGGGATATACAGCATGGCGTAGTCTTCGGTGCTGCTCATGCGCTGTTGCGCTTCGGCCAGGTCACCGGCGGGCACCTCAATGCTTGCGTGGGGGCCCGCATCCAGCTTACGGATAAGCTCCCGGGAAAGGGGGCTGTGGTCATGATCCACCACCGATACCGGCAGCTCCAGCAGGGTGCCTTCTGAAAAGTTACTGCCGATAAGCCCGAACAGGATCAGCGGAAAACACCAGGTTATCCAGTGGATCTCCGGTTTGCGGAAGGCTTTGCGCACCTCGCGGCGAAAAGCCTGGCTAAAGCAGCGCCAGC
This Shimwellia blattae DSM 4481 = NBRC 105725 DNA region includes the following protein-coding sequences:
- a CDS encoding ABC transporter permease → MAMGNISCGWRCFSQAFRREVRKAFRKPEIHWITWCFPLILFGLIGSNFSEGTLLELPVSVVDHDHSPLSRELIRKLDAGPHASIEVPAGDLAEAQQRMSSTEDYAMLYIPRDFEADVLGGRQPQVVFFYNALLYAAGLYSTQDFSGLITELNSSYRGYTTALTGKTLPTLPAVSLSYDSLFNASGSYIYYQQFSATIHLLQLFVVTCTIYALARSKALVYSRSFSMSLLGKLAPYTLTYTTLLMGELGLLVWIFDARVAGNPLYMLAVGFFYVIAAQSIGLLLYTFTRNAITAYTLIGILVGVALTFSGVVMPELSMSLFARIVANIEPLTHALYAMFGIFLRQVPGKPVFEVCALLMIYPLVTALLIRNRLPARLRVPETLL